GTAGTTTAAAGTTTAGGGAACTGGACTGCACTGTGTCAGTGTAGCTTAATGTTTATGGAACTGGACTGCACTGTGTCAGTGTAGCTTAAAGTTTAGGgaactgtactgcactgtgtcAGTGTAGTTTAAAGTTTAGGGAACTGGACTGCACTGTGTCAGTGTAGTTTAACGTTTAGGGAACTGGACTGCACTGTGTCAGTGTAGCTTAATGTTCAGGGAACTGGACTGCACTGTGTCAGTGTAGTTTAAAGTTTAGGGAACTGGACTGCACTGTGTCAGTGTAGCTTAATGTTTAGGGAACTGTACTGCACTGTCAGTGTAGTTTAAAGTTTAGGGAACTGGACTGCACTGTGTCAGTGTAGCTTAAAGTTTAGGGAACTGGACTGCACTGTGTCAGTGTAGTTTAACGTTTAGGgaactgtactgcactgtgtcAGTGTAGTTTAATgtttagggaactggacttTGCAGTTTTAAATTCCACTGCTTTCCTACCCTGGGACAGTGCACTTAAACTTGCATCAGTACAACtcccggctgtataaatggattgtatggaAAATGATGCGCTGTGGATTAGAGCGTCTGCtaactgaataaatgtaaatgtaactggagagaccccccccccgccctaaCCTTGGGTACAGGTGTGTATTTCAGTTGTTCGTTGACCTCGTTAAGTTTTAACGAGGCCCGTTGTCGTCGGCGGTTGTTCTTCACACAGCGGGACTACACGGGCGTGGAGAAAGACTCCCCCTGCTTCAAGTGCACCAGCTCCGAAGCCAAGAACTGCGTCTGCACCATCaacttctccctctcccagctGTTCGAGGTGAACTTATCGGATTTCTCGTGTTTTCACAACACATGAGCGCTGCttggggttgccaggtttggcTGCTGGTGGTTGCCAGGTTTGAACGTGTATTTGACACGTTTCTGCCTTAACATTTGTCCCTAACATTTACACCCTCTTGACACTTCGGCTAGATTCATCGACAAACGCACGAACGTCAGTTCGAAGACCGATGTCCTTCGGTCTTGTGTCCCAGTATGAAACCCTTTACGGTGATCTAATCTGCGAgggaaccagtgttggtgtgtacagCCAGTTAGCTTATTTTAGCCAGGGGTAACcgatggaaacaaaaacctgctgcatgcccaccgcccccccccccccccccaggaccggaATTTCCCACCTTCCCCTGACATCCCGGGATCGGGTGAACCCAATTCATGCCCTGTCTGACAATACCCCTACCTTTATCCATGATCAGCGTCCTGCTCTGACCTGCTTTAGGAAAATGGGCTTAGATCTGAAAGCCGCGTTTGTAAATGAAGGTAACGCATCGTCAGTCatggaaaaaacttttttttccccctccttcacACTCTGATAATTCCCACCTGGCTTTATGTATTTTAACTGAACAGCTAATATAGTTTAATAGCACAGGCATTGAAATCAATAATGCTTTGTGgggaaaatgggagaaaatgaagtgtgatttattgatttatttatttattgctctAGCTTTTAGGTGCAATTAGGTTTTTGAAACTCAAAATGGCATCCGAATACAAACACTGTGTATAATATGTATGATACAAGCAGGCGATGTTAAAACCTAAGCTGTGCGTTGTAAACGTGTTTGCACTTTCTCTCGGTCTGCGTCTGTCTCATTGTCTgtgtttcttcccatctgctctctttctttgtctctccctcctctctttccctctctctcccctctctctcttcccccctctctctctctccctctctctctccctcctctctctctccctctctctttctctctccctctctctctccctcctctctctctccctctctttctctctctctccctctctctttccctctctctccctcctctctctctctctctttccctctctctccctcctctctctctctctctccctctctctctctctatcaagatctctctctctctctctctctctctctctctctccctctctctctctctccacgggGTGATTAAATGAGATGTCGCTCGATGTTTCCCCCGCAGGGTCCCGTGTTCTTCTACTACGGCTTGTCTAACTACTACCAGAGCTACCGCAGATACGCAGTCTCCAGAGACGCTGACCAGCTGTCTGGGGATGTGTCCCACTTCAAGGTGAATTCACTGACACCTTTCCTCGAGCCTGGAGGGTTGCCCTCCTTACTCTCTGCAGTATATGTACGATTTTATGCCGTTATCTGGGGGGGGGAATACACAATTCCGATTGGCTAGAAGGCGTGCGTTTAAAGGCCGTTTAACGCCCCGGTGCAGTTCGGGTCTGGCTTTAATCGCTGCTCTTCGCCCATGTGCCGCCTGGCCCGTGGACCAGCCCGTGTAACCATAGCAACGTGCTGAAAGATCAAGGAAGCCTAATAAACAACTTTTGTGAGTGGTTGGTGCCggcaaaatgaaaatttaaaataaaaaagtttctACTTTGAGGGTGAACTTGTGCCAAAATATTAACGGCCCTTccttatattttaatgttcGGCGCATGACCGTGGTGCAAACGGGTTAATCCACTCAGGAGGTATGCGCTGAAGGAATCTAGCCTGCTTTGCGTTCGATGGTTCTTTTGCCTTTCGCGCCGCGCGCTATAAAGCCCTTTTTCGCGCACACCTGGTCGCGGATCGTTCCCCTGCCCGTACGGGACGGGGAAGCGGAGCGCCTGAATCCCGATCGGGAAGgccgcgcgcgcgtgtgtgtgtgtgtgtcgctgacCCCGGCGCCTGGGCCTTCCCTGTTCCCCCCTGTGTTCCGCAGGCTCCGGATTCCTCCTGCACTCCGTACGAGTACTCCCAGGACCTGCCCATCGTGCCCTGCGGCTCCGTGGCCAACAGCATGTTCAACGGTACCGCTCTTCAGACGCCAGCCAATCATCTGCAGAGCTCTTCAGACGCCAGCCAATCATCTGCAGAGCTCTTCAGACGCCAGCCAATCATCTGCAGAGCTCTTCAGACGCCAGCCAATCATCTGCAGAGCTCTTCAGACGCCAGCCAATCATCTGCAGAGCTCTTCAGACGCCAGCCAATCATCTGCAGAGCTCCTCAGACGTCAGCCAATCACCTGCAGAGCTCTTCAGATGCCAGCCAATCATCTGCAGAGCTCTTCAGATGCCAGCCAATCATCTGCAGAGCTCTTCAGACGCCAGCCAATCATCTGCAGAGCTTCTGGGGTGGCGATGGCGCTTTGTGCTTTACCTCcaaattaagttaaattaaactaaattaagTCGGTTAATGAATCTAGCAGACAGATACTGCAGTATGACTTGGCCTACATAACTGTTCAGGATAATTTTGGATAATCGCAAAAAAGTTTAAACACCAGTGCCCCATCTGGGATCTGGGACCCCATAAATGACTGTGCATTCACTGTATCATAAGCCACGATTCTTGTCCTGGATGTAATGGGGCCGTTTTGTGGAGGTAAGACTGTCCCCTTTTTGCTTAaacttggcttttttttttttggtctctgCGTGTGCTTGGAAAGACACCTTCAAGCTGTACCAGGTGGTCAGTGGGCAGAGAAAGGAGGTCCCGTTCGACAGCAAAGGCATCGCCTGGTGGACGGACTACAACATCAAATACCACAACCCCATCTACAACGGGTCCCTGAAGGACGCTTTTACCGGTAACCCGTAACGTTCCCCGTTCCCGCTTTCTTTCCCTCATCGCTAGGCCTTTCTTTATCGGTCCTGCGCGGCCAATTCTCTCAGGACTAAGGGCTGGTGATGCATTATTTTAACGCCCCTGCTATTTTAAAGGAATCTATTTTTCCAGAATGTTATCATCAGTTTGCTGTGCGGGACCTTTTTTTTCAAGACCGTGGCTGGAATTCAGGCGaaaatttgtccttaactttgactgattatttattttcttcttcacaaGTACAGTTTAAGTTTTGGTGATCGCTAGAATTAACTGTGAAGAAAAAGGGCAATGTTTGTGTTGAATTGTAAGTCAAAAGTTAAGGGCAGATTTTGACTGAATGCAGGCTATGTCTTTTATTCTAGGTTTATACCCTTTTATTCTGTAATTTCACTATCAGTGGCCAATCGTCTCCCTCAACACAGTGTCCCCATTGGTCTTTGTGGGTATTGGGTAGACACACCGTTTCTCTCCACTGAACATATGCAagaagtatattttatttgatttttttttttctcatgcttTTATTTCGACTTTGTTTCTGCCTTTTCTTTGTGCGCAGGCACGGTGAAGCCACCCAACTGGCCCAAGCCGGCCTATGAGCTGGACACGCAGGACCCGGCCAACAACGGCTTCCATAACCAGGACTTCCTGGTGTGGATGAGGGCGGCGGCTCTCCCAGACTTCAGGAAGCTGTACCGGCGAATCACGGAGGGGGACTACGCCAAGGGCCTCCCCGCTGGGAACTACTCCTTGGACATCAGCTACAGTATCCTTCCACACTGTCCGGCCTTGGGTTCAGGACAGGAAATGTGAATAATACcgtttcctgtatttatttatttttgttaatttgctGAGGTTTTCAGTCAGAACTGTAAGGGTTAGGGGTGAGTCATTGGTCCTGGGTACTGGCAACTGTGTTGATCACGTTGAGAGAAGGGAGTATCTAAAATTATGACACTGCTTTGTTGAatgctcaattctgattggccacCATTGGACATTCTACTGGATAAGCGGTCGCTTTAACTTGGAATGATTTTCCTATCATTCCACAGAAAGAATCTTGCGCCAAAACTCCCGTTATTCAATCCgaaatcaatattttgtggCAAAGTACTGATTGGTTTCGTAAGGTAATTAGCCGTGTAATAAGTGGGATAATCCACTCCAAGGTGGTCAGTATTGTAACATAATCCCCTCGGCTTTgcgtcggggggtggggggtggggttcttCACCTACGTGACagtcattatttttccatagaaaACCACCTCACCGTTGATATCCCGGCAGCCCTCTAACCGCCGGCGTTTGCCGACAGAAGCCGCCATGccgggggggggtttgtgagcTCAGAGCTGGTCGGACTGGTTCAGCCAGGTGCTGCAGGTGTGGCTGAGCACAGGAAGACAGACAGTGGGACACGAATGCTGTGACTTAATAGACCAGTAATGCAGGAGCAGAACTGCAGCTGGCGGCACTCGATTGGTCTCATGTGGAGTCACCGCCTTACTTTCCTTGAACGCAGTGTTTGATTCTTGTCCTGTGAAAGCAGCTTTAACCCTTACAGtagttttctattttattttaatgaccgTCCTCTTGTGctacattgctttcagttagcggtagtgattgtgacatcagcattagaatgttcagttacgaacattctgtccacatatttgtgatctcaaagggttaaagagagCCAGTGTGGAAGTCTAGGCAGGCCAGTGAGGTAGAAAAGCCCTCCTACTCTTTTTGGCTTGGATTGTTGTTCCTTAATTGCGCCCCCCCCAGACTATCCCGTGTTGCCTTTCGATGGTCGGAAGAAGGTGGTCTTGAGCAACGTCTCCTGGATGGGCGGCAAGAACCAGTTCCTGGGCATCGCCTACCTGGTGATCGGCTCGCTGTGCGTGGTCATGTCCCTGGTCATGCTGATCGTTTACGCCAAGTTCAAGTTCCCGGAGGATGACTCGTGAGGCGCAGCCACTGCGGGACCTGTCCTAGAGGGGGGGGCGCGGAGATGAGGTCATCTTAACCATCCTGACTCAGGAGTgtcccgtccccgtcccccgggcccctgtgattggctgttgataAGCTACATTCCTCAGCTAAAGCCAGTGACGGTAAATTAAAAGCGGTTAAATTGGGAAATGCTCATCTTCATGACCTGTGTGTCTCATCTGTAAGCAAAGGGATGTGGGTGagtgatacagacac
This window of the Anguilla anguilla isolate fAngAng1 chromosome 1, fAngAng1.pri, whole genome shotgun sequence genome carries:
- the tmem30b gene encoding cell cycle control protein 50B — translated: MKKQEETANRPDNTAFTQQRLPAWQPMLSAGIVIPGFVIIGIAFIGIGVALFVTSQNIQVLERDYTGVEKDSPCFKCTSSEAKNCVCTINFSLSQLFEGPVFFYYGLSNYYQSYRRYAVSRDADQLSGDVSHFKAPDSSCTPYEYSQDLPIVPCGSVANSMFNDTFKLYQVVSGQRKEVPFDSKGIAWWTDYNIKYHNPIYNGSLKDAFTGTVKPPNWPKPAYELDTQDPANNGFHNQDFLVWMRAAALPDFRKLYRRITEGDYAKGLPAGNYSLDISYNYPVLPFDGRKKVVLSNVSWMGGKNQFLGIAYLVIGSLCVVMSLVMLIVYAKFKFPEDDS